A part of Dreissena polymorpha isolate Duluth1 chromosome 13, UMN_Dpol_1.0, whole genome shotgun sequence genomic DNA contains:
- the LOC127854446 gene encoding uncharacterized protein LOC127854446: MIFTPLSILLVLLAGALAVPAPGHGALAGYCNTSEDCKANECCVSFNRYSVVDLSPDLKRFVEGKCEPLGGPGAACYVSFAPQILITRYSFACPCLKGAFCSKSGRLPPRVDGPGVCKAVG, from the exons ATGATCTTTACACCTCTGTCGATCCTGTTAGTTCTACTTGCCGGTGCATTG GCGGTTCCGGCACCAGGACATGGAGCGTTGGCCGGATATTGCAACACGTCGGAAGATTGCAAGGCCAACGAGTGCTGTGTAAGCTTCAACCGGTATTCCGTAGTCGATCTGTCCCCAGACCTCAAAAGATTTGTGGAAGGGAAATGTGAGCCATTGGGAGGGCCAGGCGCCG CATGCTATGTGTCGTTTGCGCCACAAATACTGATTACTCGGTACTCCTTTGCATGTCCATGTCTCAAAGGCGCTTTTTGCTCGAAAAGTGGACGGCTTCCGCCTCGCGTAGATGGCCCAG GGGTGTGCAAAGCCGTGGGGTGA